Proteins from a genomic interval of Caulobacter sp. SL161:
- the sciP gene encoding CtrA inhibitor SciP: MLQQQRTNSRGEKYVIGPTGAPLTLADLPPAETQRWVIRRKAEVVAAVRGGLLSLDEACDRYKLTNDEFLSWQQSIDRHGLAGLRTTRIQQYR; the protein is encoded by the coding sequence ATGTTGCAGCAGCAGCGCACCAACAGCCGGGGTGAAAAGTACGTCATCGGTCCGACCGGTGCGCCTCTCACTCTGGCGGATTTGCCGCCTGCGGAGACCCAGCGTTGGGTCATCCGTCGGAAGGCCGAGGTCGTGGCCGCCGTTCGCGGGGGTCTGCTCTCGCTCGACGAGGCGTGCGATCGTTACAAGCTGACGAACGACGAGTTCCTCAGCTGGCAGCAGTCGATTGATCGGCACGGCCTGGCGGGCCTGCGGACCACCCGGATCCAGCAGTACCGTTAA